A part of Solibacillus sp. FSL H8-0538 genomic DNA contains:
- a CDS encoding serine hydrolase domain-containing protein codes for MKIEEVKLAVENKLQKMVESDANLSNAFLLVHSDKLNIHWNMAFGHTEDAPANEKQPYHTTSIGKTFTAIIIAKLVEEGMLHYDDPISKYLDKDLIHGLHVYKGKDYTNDIRIEHLVSHTSGLPDFFEDEPHAGKSFLQLLLDEPERFWTAQETIEWTKQNMDARFPPGKKCHYTDTGYNLLGLIIERVMSKPYHEVLHEYIFGPLKMNSSYLSQYSTPVIRSEFAVASINLKNKKINVEQHRSFSSFYAGGQTVSTSEDLFKCMKALVENQLIQQQSLMQMKQWRKLWIGVEYGYGLMKVQMLPIIKKYSVWGHLGSTGSFMLYNPVMDVYIIGNFNNNGYVAKSLRFVYYVQRQLSKIKMV; via the coding sequence ATGAAAATAGAAGAAGTTAAACTAGCAGTAGAAAATAAACTGCAAAAGATGGTGGAATCAGATGCCAATTTAAGCAATGCGTTTTTGCTCGTACATTCCGATAAGCTTAACATTCATTGGAATATGGCATTTGGACATACTGAAGACGCACCTGCAAATGAAAAGCAACCGTACCATACAACAAGCATTGGCAAAACTTTTACCGCTATTATTATTGCAAAATTAGTGGAAGAGGGAATGCTTCACTATGATGATCCGATCTCGAAGTATTTAGATAAAGATTTAATACATGGTTTACATGTGTATAAAGGCAAGGACTATACAAACGATATTCGCATCGAGCATTTAGTCAGTCATACATCTGGCTTACCTGATTTTTTTGAGGATGAACCACATGCTGGAAAGTCATTTTTACAGCTTCTGCTAGATGAGCCTGAACGTTTTTGGACAGCACAAGAGACGATTGAGTGGACCAAGCAGAATATGGATGCTCGTTTTCCCCCAGGTAAAAAGTGTCATTACACAGATACGGGGTATAATTTGTTAGGATTGATTATCGAACGTGTCATGTCAAAACCGTATCATGAAGTACTGCATGAATACATTTTCGGACCCTTAAAAATGAACAGTAGCTATTTATCTCAATACTCAACGCCTGTTATTCGAAGTGAGTTTGCTGTTGCATCTATTAATCTAAAAAACAAAAAAATAAATGTTGAACAACATCGTAGTTTCAGTAGCTTCTATGCCGGGGGACAAACGGTGAGTACATCTGAGGATTTATTCAAATGTATGAAAGCGCTAGTAGAAAACCAGCTCATTCAACAACAATCGCTTATGCAAATGAAGCAATGGAGAAAATTGTGGATAGGTGTAGAATATGGTTATGGGCTAATGAAGGTACAGATGCTACCAATTATTAAAAAATACAGTGTATGGGGACATTTAGGATCTACTGGTTCCTTTATGCTGTACAATCCTGTTATGGATGTTTATATCATAGGGAATTTTAATAATAACGGATATGTAGCAAAAAGTCTGCGTTTTGTATACTATGTTCAACGTCAATTATCCAAAATAAAAATGGTTTAA
- a CDS encoding Fe-S cluster assembly protein HesB — protein MKISPEGKTYLTQVLAESEVKSLRFFGIQGCCGMNLSVALDPAQETDKVKIIEGIAVAVDPTIEAQLTDVTIHAEEENGNIGLVLLGYAPTSC, from the coding sequence GTGAAAATTAGTCCAGAAGGTAAAACTTATTTAACGCAAGTATTAGCAGAGTCAGAAGTAAAATCATTACGTTTCTTTGGCATACAAGGTTGCTGCGGGATGAATTTAAGTGTGGCACTTGATCCTGCCCAAGAAACAGATAAAGTAAAAATAATCGAAGGCATCGCAGTAGCGGTTGACCCAACAATCGAAGCCCAATTAACAGACGTAACAATTCACGCAGAAGAAGAAAACGGAAACATCGGTCTAGTACTACTAGGCTACGCACCGACAAGCTGCTAA